A region from the Ralstonia pickettii genome encodes:
- a CDS encoding porin, producing the protein MKRQLAIAAAIALTGGVTGSAYAQSSVTLYGNIDVSIGYQSNQTSVGSTSNGHSVVKQNSGIWSGSRFGFKGNEELGGGNSAQFVLEEGFNGDTGSQSVSGLMFNRQAFVGLANRDLGTVTLGRQYTAYFSILAPYSPITWLTGFYGAHPGDIDSLDTNYRVNNSVVYTSPTLGGVTFSGSYGLGETPGSAGNGSTWSFAARYANGPVGVGAGFMRVNNSTVGGGAWGANSSLSNGGSEPAVSAINAGYQLAAAQQRFAVLGSYTFSPAWDVSVSYTNVQYIPGVNSKFASQAIFNTGGAVLHYKATPTLDLAAGYSYTRATKANGIADAATYHQFNLSQYYSLSKRTGLYVLEAYQKAKGKTISPTGSIIDATASIGDGQNGAPSATGSQLAVAVGMIHRF; encoded by the coding sequence ATGAAGCGCCAATTAGCAATCGCAGCAGCGATCGCGCTCACGGGGGGCGTGACCGGATCGGCGTACGCGCAGAGCAGCGTCACGCTGTACGGCAACATCGACGTGTCGATCGGGTACCAGAGCAACCAGACCTCGGTCGGCTCGACATCGAACGGCCACTCGGTCGTCAAGCAGAACAGCGGCATCTGGTCGGGCAGCCGCTTCGGCTTCAAGGGCAACGAAGAGCTGGGCGGCGGCAACAGCGCGCAGTTCGTGCTCGAAGAAGGCTTTAACGGCGACACGGGCTCCCAATCGGTCTCGGGGCTGATGTTCAACCGCCAGGCCTTCGTGGGGCTGGCCAACCGCGACCTGGGCACCGTCACGCTGGGCCGTCAGTACACGGCGTATTTTTCGATCCTCGCCCCGTACAGCCCGATCACCTGGCTGACCGGCTTCTACGGCGCGCACCCAGGCGATATCGACTCCCTCGACACCAACTACCGCGTCAACAACTCGGTGGTTTACACCTCGCCCACGCTGGGCGGCGTGACCTTCAGCGGCTCGTACGGCCTGGGCGAAACGCCGGGCAGCGCGGGCAACGGCTCGACCTGGAGCTTTGCTGCGCGCTACGCCAATGGCCCGGTCGGCGTGGGCGCGGGTTTCATGCGCGTGAACAACTCGACGGTGGGCGGCGGTGCATGGGGCGCGAACTCATCGCTGTCCAACGGCGGCAGCGAACCTGCCGTGTCCGCCATCAATGCGGGCTACCAGCTGGCGGCTGCGCAACAGCGCTTTGCCGTGTTGGGTTCTTACACCTTCTCGCCGGCATGGGACGTGTCGGTGTCGTATACCAACGTGCAGTACATCCCGGGCGTGAACTCCAAGTTCGCCAGCCAGGCGATCTTCAATACCGGCGGCGCAGTGCTGCACTACAAGGCCACGCCGACGCTCGACCTGGCTGCGGGCTATTCGTATACGCGCGCCACCAAGGCCAACGGCATTGCCGATGCAGCGACGTATCACCAGTTCAACCTGTCGCAGTACTACAGCCTCTCGAAGCGCACGGGCCTGTACGTTCTGGAGGCGTATCAGAAGGCAAAGGGTAAGACGATCTCGCCCACCGGCAGCATCATCGATGCCACGGCGTCGATCGGCGACGGCCAGAACGGCGCACCTTCGGCAACGGGGTCGCAGTTGGCGGTGGCTGTGGGCATGATTCACCGGTTCTGA
- a CDS encoding acyltransferase family protein produces MNSSSSSLLSIQALRGFAALYVVVYHSGLALAHADIPALAWLTSHVIKRGHVGVDVFFVISGFIIAWVAILGPKGPEPADEFLVKRAFRLAPPYWLMSVLYSTWFNPVSAGVLLTSLAFVPQANVDAPYFGYPPLYVGWSLNYEVFFYALCAVGLALFGRRALGLVALALFTTTIIVPFWHSGVVQGNPEALYHWATPLQAMAANPLVLEFLLGAGLAWLYAAHRHRLTPAVARVLMAIGVATFVMSVVGPVPKFDLLARGLPAGALLFGMVAMEHCGELRVPRVAVWLGELSYALYLAHPGVIEATHRVVGRLAPEWIGTQLMVFAVNLALTLALAVLVHRYVELPSIALGRRAVEWMRCRRHAWRIRLSSQKP; encoded by the coding sequence GTGAACAGTTCTTCGTCTTCTCTACTCAGCATCCAGGCGCTGCGGGGCTTCGCTGCGCTGTATGTCGTGGTGTACCACTCCGGGCTCGCCCTGGCCCATGCCGACATCCCTGCGCTTGCGTGGCTGACGTCGCATGTGATCAAGCGCGGGCATGTCGGTGTGGACGTGTTCTTCGTCATCAGCGGCTTCATCATTGCGTGGGTGGCCATCCTCGGCCCCAAGGGGCCCGAACCGGCCGACGAATTTCTCGTCAAGCGGGCGTTCCGCCTGGCGCCGCCCTACTGGCTGATGTCCGTGCTGTATTCCACGTGGTTCAACCCGGTGTCGGCCGGCGTACTGCTCACCTCGCTCGCGTTTGTGCCGCAGGCCAATGTCGATGCGCCGTACTTTGGATACCCGCCGCTGTATGTCGGCTGGTCGCTCAACTACGAAGTATTCTTCTACGCGCTGTGTGCGGTTGGGCTGGCGCTCTTTGGCCGGCGCGCGCTCGGGCTGGTGGCTCTGGCGCTGTTCACGACGACGATCATCGTTCCGTTCTGGCACAGCGGCGTCGTGCAGGGCAACCCGGAAGCCTTGTACCACTGGGCCACACCACTGCAGGCCATGGCAGCCAATCCGCTGGTGCTGGAGTTTCTGCTGGGCGCAGGATTGGCATGGCTGTATGCGGCACATCGGCATCGCCTGACACCGGCCGTTGCGCGTGTCCTGATGGCAATTGGCGTGGCAACGTTCGTGATGTCGGTCGTCGGCCCGGTCCCGAAGTTCGATCTGCTGGCGCGTGGGCTGCCCGCAGGCGCGTTGCTGTTCGGCATGGTGGCCATGGAGCACTGCGGCGAGCTGCGCGTGCCCCGCGTCGCAGTGTGGCTGGGTGAGCTGTCGTATGCACTCTATCTCGCGCACCCGGGCGTGATTGAAGCCACGCATCGCGTGGTGGGCAGGCTCGCACCGGAATGGATCGGCACCCAGCTGATGGTGTTTGCCGTCAACCTGGCGCTTACGCTGGCGCTGGCCGTGCTGGTGCATCGTTATGTCGAATTGCCGTCAATCGCCCTAGGCCGCCGTGCCGTCGAGTGGATGCGCTGCCGCCGGCACGCCTGGCGCATCCGCCTGAGCTCACAAAAGCCTTGA
- a CDS encoding zinc-dependent alcohol dehydrogenase family protein, which translates to MKAITLRQPAGLDKLHLVDLPDPGQPGAGEIRVRVHASSLNFHDLGVVTGRMPSADGRIPMSDGAGVVEAVGEGVDEFAVGDSVVSTFFPTWLDGGPTLSDFATVPGDGVDGYAREYVVRPAHWFTHAPRGYSHAEAATLTTAGLTAWRALVVDARLKAGDTVLVLGTGGVSIFALQFAKSMGATVIATSSSDDKLARAQALGADFTINYRRDTDWAAKVLEYTNGRGVDNVIEVGGPDTLGQSIQACRTGGHIALIGVLTGIAGPVPTVELMRRHQTLQGLIVGSRRHQRDMVRAIDATGIKPVIDQTFALEDIADAFAHQAAGKHFGKLCLSI; encoded by the coding sequence ATGAAAGCCATTACCCTGCGCCAGCCTGCTGGTCTCGACAAACTTCACCTCGTTGATCTGCCCGACCCCGGCCAGCCGGGCGCCGGAGAAATCCGCGTGCGTGTGCATGCCAGCTCGCTCAACTTTCATGATCTGGGTGTGGTGACCGGACGCATGCCCAGCGCCGACGGCCGCATCCCGATGTCCGACGGCGCCGGGGTGGTGGAGGCGGTCGGCGAGGGCGTGGACGAGTTTGCGGTGGGCGATTCGGTCGTGTCGACGTTCTTCCCGACATGGCTGGATGGCGGCCCGACACTCTCCGATTTTGCGACCGTACCCGGCGACGGCGTTGACGGCTATGCGCGCGAATACGTCGTGCGCCCGGCGCATTGGTTCACGCATGCCCCACGCGGCTACAGCCATGCCGAGGCGGCGACGCTGACGACGGCGGGGCTCACCGCATGGCGGGCGCTGGTGGTCGACGCGCGCCTGAAGGCGGGCGATACCGTGCTCGTGCTCGGCACGGGCGGCGTGTCCATCTTTGCGCTGCAATTTGCCAAGAGCATGGGCGCAACCGTGATTGCAACCTCGTCCTCCGACGACAAACTCGCGCGGGCGCAGGCATTGGGCGCCGATTTCACGATCAACTACCGGCGTGATACCGACTGGGCGGCCAAAGTGCTGGAGTACACGAATGGCCGGGGCGTCGACAACGTGATCGAAGTGGGCGGGCCCGACACGCTGGGCCAATCCATCCAGGCATGCCGCACCGGCGGACATATCGCCCTGATCGGCGTGCTCACCGGTATTGCCGGGCCGGTGCCGACCGTCGAGCTGATGCGACGGCACCAGACGCTGCAGGGCTTGATTGTCGGCAGCCGGCGCCACCAGCGCGACATGGTCCGCGCGATCGATGCAACCGGCATCAAGCCGGTGATCGATCAGACGTTTGCGCTGGAGGACATTGCCGATGCGTTTGCGCATCAGGCGGCTGGCAAGCATTTCGGCAAGCTCTGCCTGTCGATTTGA
- a CDS encoding amino acid ABC transporter permease produces MTDDLLTRAIALVRHAGLDYGFLAEAYERHALLQGAKVSLLVMLSTVVLSLVFGVGLARLLVSPHKRVRWLAQGFIELTRNTPTLVQLCCAFLVVNTLITQTLSQWQLTNPLTPFFWAVTLLSLHKAAFHAEALRAGIEAVPPAMLEAATSLGFSARERLWRVQLPLALRAAWPSLMNNTVELVKASSLASAIAVGDLTYSALMIWTQRDNVLECMVLLLLFYGVVTYAVHALGVWIEGRLRMPGYGATGHTTLGGAAHA; encoded by the coding sequence TTGACTGACGATCTGCTCACGCGGGCGATTGCGCTGGTGCGCCACGCCGGCCTCGACTACGGCTTTCTGGCCGAGGCGTATGAGCGCCATGCGCTGCTGCAAGGCGCGAAGGTTTCGCTGCTGGTGATGCTGAGCACCGTGGTGTTGAGCCTGGTCTTTGGTGTCGGGCTTGCACGGCTGCTGGTGTCGCCGCACAAGCGCGTGAGATGGCTCGCTCAGGGCTTTATCGAACTGACGCGCAACACGCCCACGCTCGTGCAGTTGTGCTGCGCGTTCCTCGTCGTCAACACGCTCATCACGCAAACGCTGTCGCAGTGGCAGCTGACCAACCCGCTCACACCGTTCTTCTGGGCGGTGACATTGCTCTCCCTGCACAAGGCGGCTTTTCATGCAGAAGCCCTGCGTGCCGGCATTGAAGCCGTGCCACCCGCCATGCTGGAAGCTGCAACCTCGCTCGGCTTCAGCGCACGCGAGCGCCTGTGGCGCGTGCAACTGCCGCTGGCACTTCGCGCTGCATGGCCCTCGCTAATGAACAACACAGTCGAGCTGGTCAAGGCATCGTCGCTGGCATCGGCCATTGCGGTGGGCGACCTCACGTATAGCGCGCTGATGATCTGGACACAGCGCGACAACGTGCTCGAATGCATGGTGTTGTTGCTGTTGTTCTACGGCGTGGTGACCTATGCTGTGCATGCGCTGGGCGTGTGGATCGAAGGCCGGTTGCGGATGCCGGGGTACGGTGCCACCGGCCACACCACACTGGGGGGCGCCGCGCATGCCTGA
- a CDS encoding RNA polymerase sigma factor, whose translation MAGSTQDALAVHRTIDAVWRMESARIIAGLARLLRDVGLAEELAQDAMVAALEQWPVSGIPDNPAAWLTAAAKHRAIDRLRHHTLAEQKHALLAIELEIEQELAQADAEMARDEAISDDLLRLVFISCHPVLPHEGRVALTLRLLGGLTTDEIARAFLVPEPTVAQRIVRAKKTLAAARVPFELPDADTLPERLSAVLQVIYLVFNEGYAATAGNDWTRPTLCEEAQRLGRILAGLMPGEPEVHGLLALMELQASRLRARVGPGGRPILLMEQDRSRWDYLLIQRGFAALAQAEACGRGLGPYGLQAAIAACHASARTAEHTDWTRIAALYDALAQLTPSPVVELNRAVAVAMAYGPQAGLEIVDTLLAEPALRSYHLLPSVRADFLARLNRMDEARVEYERAAALTHNRQERALLLERAAGCTTRS comes from the coding sequence ATGGCCGGTTCGACGCAGGATGCGCTCGCCGTCCACCGCACGATTGACGCGGTGTGGCGCATGGAATCGGCCAGGATCATCGCCGGGCTTGCGCGCCTGCTGCGCGACGTAGGCCTGGCAGAAGAGCTGGCGCAGGACGCGATGGTCGCGGCGCTGGAGCAATGGCCCGTATCGGGTATCCCAGACAACCCGGCCGCGTGGCTCACGGCCGCCGCCAAACACCGCGCTATTGACCGGCTGCGCCATCACACGCTGGCGGAGCAGAAGCATGCGCTGCTCGCCATCGAGTTGGAGATCGAACAGGAGCTGGCCCAGGCCGATGCCGAAATGGCGCGCGACGAGGCCATCAGCGACGATCTGCTGCGGCTGGTCTTCATCTCTTGCCATCCGGTGCTGCCGCACGAAGGCCGTGTGGCCCTGACGCTGCGACTGCTTGGCGGGCTCACCACGGACGAGATCGCCCGCGCCTTCCTGGTGCCGGAGCCCACGGTGGCGCAGCGCATCGTGCGTGCGAAAAAGACGCTGGCCGCCGCGCGCGTGCCCTTCGAGCTGCCCGATGCGGATACGTTGCCCGAGCGGCTTTCAGCGGTGCTGCAGGTGATCTATCTCGTCTTCAACGAAGGCTATGCCGCCACCGCTGGCAACGACTGGACGCGCCCCACGCTATGCGAAGAAGCGCAGCGGCTGGGCCGCATCCTTGCCGGCCTCATGCCGGGCGAGCCCGAAGTGCATGGACTGCTCGCGCTGATGGAGCTGCAGGCCTCGCGCCTGCGTGCGCGTGTGGGTCCCGGCGGCCGCCCCATCCTGCTGATGGAGCAAGACCGCAGCCGCTGGGATTACCTGCTCATCCAGCGTGGCTTTGCCGCGCTGGCACAGGCTGAAGCCTGCGGGCGAGGGCTCGGCCCGTATGGGCTGCAGGCCGCCATTGCGGCATGCCATGCAAGCGCACGCACCGCTGAGCACACCGACTGGACGCGCATTGCCGCGCTGTACGACGCGCTCGCGCAACTCACGCCCTCTCCCGTCGTCGAGCTGAACCGCGCCGTTGCGGTGGCGATGGCGTATGGGCCGCAAGCGGGCCTCGAAATCGTCGATACGCTGCTGGCCGAACCGGCGCTGCGCAGCTATCACCTGTTGCCCAGCGTGCGCGCCGATTTTCTTGCACGCCTCAACCGCATGGACGAGGCACGCGTGGAGTACGAGCGTGCTGCTGCACTCACGCACAATCGGCAGGAGCGTGCGCTGCTCCTCGAGCGCGCAGCCGGGTGCACTACCCGCAGCTGA
- a CDS encoding GntR family transcriptional regulator: protein MTASRRVYLSLRERIVEMELLPGTRIVEKDLAEEFGTSRTPVHEAVQRLAEEGLIDVQARVGTFVSRIPLNTLEEAMLVRGALEVAIIEKAAERMTPEGIHKLNVVLERQAQCVRESNRRGFFRTDEAFHATLAELSGYPGVWQIILEVKTQIDRYRLLTLPLEGRMTEVLAEHRAVIDALASNDPKRAVRAMREHLDHVLPVLEITRRLRPEYFTV, encoded by the coding sequence ATGACCGCCTCTCGACGCGTGTATCTCAGTCTGCGCGAGCGGATCGTCGAGATGGAGTTGCTGCCCGGAACGCGCATCGTCGAGAAGGATCTCGCAGAGGAATTCGGTACCAGCCGCACGCCTGTGCACGAAGCCGTCCAGCGGTTGGCGGAGGAAGGCTTGATCGACGTGCAGGCGCGCGTCGGGACATTCGTGTCGCGCATCCCGCTCAACACGCTGGAAGAAGCCATGCTGGTGCGCGGCGCGCTGGAAGTCGCCATCATCGAGAAGGCCGCAGAGCGCATGACGCCCGAAGGCATCCACAAGCTCAATGTTGTGCTGGAGCGGCAGGCGCAATGCGTGCGCGAGAGCAACCGGCGCGGTTTCTTCCGCACCGACGAAGCGTTTCACGCCACGCTGGCCGAGCTGTCGGGCTACCCCGGCGTCTGGCAGATCATCCTGGAAGTCAAAACGCAGATCGACCGCTATCGCTTGCTGACCCTCCCCTTGGAGGGCCGCATGACCGAGGTGCTGGCCGAGCACCGCGCCGTGATCGACGCTCTCGCGTCCAACGACCCGAAGCGGGCTGTTCGCGCCATGCGCGAGCATCTGGACCACGTACTGCCGGTGCTGGAAATCACGCGCCGGCTGCGGCCCGAATACTTCACCGTTTAA
- a CDS encoding YciI family protein, translating into MRFMILRLADQDTEASVMPSEELLTAMGKYMEELAKAGVLLGGEGLHPSSRGARVEFKGGKPTVIDGPFAEAKELIAGYTMLQVKSEEEALEWVKRWPALDGGGNVRLEIRRVFEAEDFGAEFTPEAREREERLRAELAAKQQ; encoded by the coding sequence ATGCGATTCATGATCCTGCGACTGGCCGACCAAGACACCGAAGCCTCGGTGATGCCCAGCGAAGAGTTGCTGACCGCCATGGGCAAGTACATGGAAGAGCTGGCCAAGGCGGGCGTGCTGCTCGGCGGCGAAGGCCTGCACCCCAGTTCGCGCGGCGCACGCGTGGAATTCAAGGGCGGCAAGCCGACGGTGATCGATGGCCCGTTTGCCGAAGCCAAGGAGCTGATCGCCGGCTACACCATGCTGCAGGTCAAGTCGGAAGAAGAAGCGCTCGAGTGGGTCAAGCGCTGGCCGGCGCTGGATGGCGGCGGCAATGTGCGCCTCGAAATCCGGCGCGTGTTTGAAGCGGAAGATTTTGGTGCGGAGTTCACGCCGGAAGCGCGCGAGCGCGAAGAACGCCTGCGCGCCGAACTGGCCGCCAAGCAGCAATAA
- a CDS encoding transporter substrate-binding domain-containing protein: MSIPSSSSRRSAFASIALAAAAALTATVAHADATLDKIQQRKKIVVGVVLSGGPFGSIDPVTQRGTGFNVDLAQALGRGLGVEVETVQVQPSNRVQFLQQGRVDVLVAAMELNPERAELLAHVPTPYYRVGGVALVAKDSPVHQWSDLRGKDVCLSQGSSYAKPLAADIGATPKGFKSPAESLLALRGNNCAAAVHDATLLQPLPRSNPEWKDYRIVGPDLIPSPTVIWARKGENDTVAALDRIVQGWHRTGWLIETEKKNGILPPSPALVEWHDKLKATRG, from the coding sequence ATGTCCATCCCTTCTTCTTCGTCCCGCCGATCTGCCTTCGCTTCCATCGCGTTGGCCGCGGCCGCCGCGCTCACAGCAACGGTGGCCCATGCCGATGCCACGCTCGACAAGATCCAGCAGCGCAAGAAGATTGTGGTTGGCGTGGTGCTCTCGGGTGGACCTTTCGGCTCCATCGACCCCGTCACGCAACGCGGCACGGGCTTCAACGTCGACCTTGCACAGGCACTCGGGCGCGGCCTTGGCGTAGAAGTGGAGACGGTGCAGGTACAACCTTCTAACCGCGTGCAGTTTCTGCAGCAGGGGCGTGTTGACGTCCTGGTTGCGGCGATGGAACTGAACCCCGAACGCGCGGAGCTGCTCGCACATGTGCCGACGCCCTACTATCGCGTGGGCGGCGTCGCGCTGGTCGCGAAGGACAGCCCGGTGCACCAATGGAGCGACTTGAGAGGCAAGGACGTCTGCCTGTCGCAAGGCAGCAGCTATGCCAAGCCGCTGGCAGCTGACATCGGCGCGACGCCCAAGGGCTTCAAGAGCCCGGCCGAATCCTTGCTGGCCCTGCGCGGCAACAACTGCGCCGCCGCCGTGCACGACGCCACGCTGTTGCAGCCGCTGCCGCGCAGCAACCCCGAATGGAAGGACTACCGCATCGTCGGCCCCGACCTCATCCCTTCTCCCACCGTCATCTGGGCGCGCAAGGGCGAGAACGACACCGTGGCCGCACTCGACCGTATCGTGCAGGGCTGGCACCGCACCGGCTGGCTGATCGAAACGGAAAAGAAGAACGGCATCCTGCCGCCTTCGCCCGCGCTGGTCGAATGGCATGACAAGCTGAAGGCCACGCGCGGCTGA
- a CDS encoding winged helix-turn-helix transcriptional regulator produces MRLKRLDGKSGCAVEVTLSVIGGVWKPVILFHLLPGKKRFMELTRLIPNATQRMLTLQLRELEADGVIARHVYPQVPPKVEYALTPLGESLAPVLISLREWGESYRASEIFREPTEVPECAHGEAMAN; encoded by the coding sequence ATGCGTCTGAAACGTCTGGACGGCAAGAGCGGCTGCGCCGTCGAAGTCACGCTTTCCGTGATTGGTGGGGTCTGGAAGCCCGTGATCCTGTTCCACCTGTTACCCGGGAAGAAGCGCTTCATGGAGTTGACGCGGCTGATTCCGAATGCCACGCAGCGCATGCTGACGCTGCAATTGCGCGAACTCGAAGCGGACGGTGTCATCGCCCGGCACGTCTATCCGCAGGTGCCGCCCAAGGTCGAATATGCGCTCACCCCGCTTGGCGAATCGCTCGCGCCGGTGCTGATCAGCCTGCGCGAATGGGGTGAGTCGTATCGCGCGAGTGAGATATTCCGCGAGCCGACCGAAGTGCCGGAATGCGCGCATGGCGAGGCAATGGCGAATTGA